A window of Rhododendron vialii isolate Sample 1 chromosome 11a, ASM3025357v1 genomic DNA:
TCTGCCAAGTTTTTGTATCACATTGTTTGGATGTTTTAGCATTTGATTCTGGCCTGCCAAAGATTGTTACCAATCGTTagatgtttttgaaaaaaaattgggtctcTCAAAATGTGCTTCGGTTTAATTTGTCAACATGAAACATGTTTCGGTTTGCATAGGATGAGCCGAAGTGGGTTTATTCATTGATTTTCCTTCTACAAAGCAGAAGAGGTATCGAGTTTTTGGTTAACATCAAATTTGAAACAAGTCTGTTTTGGTCTGATTATAAATCGTTCTGCTCATTGCTTGCTGTTTTATGGATAAAATCATCGTATGAATAGCATTCAACCATTTAAAACAAGTATACAAGTGACACACTGTCTCTTCTTCATTGATTTTTGCAGGTGCAGGCAGTTTTGTTGCTATTGGGTGGTTTCGGTGATTTTCCTCAACCTCTAAGGGCCACTTCTTTGACTCGGTtcaaggagaagaaaaaatatcGATATTTTGGTCAGAAAACACGTTACAATGTCCGAAGAGAAGTTGCACTTCGGTATAACATTTCACGAAAGTTTTGTTGCTTATATAATCTTCTTCTCTGTTGttctttttgttgatttgagTCTCTCTTTTGAGTGGTTAGACCATCTACATTACTTACCTATATCTTTactaaatttgagtaaaagctttatTTGATATGAACCAAACCCAAATGGAAGCAAAAAATATTGAGTAAAAAGTTTCATTAAGGGCATATGTAAAGTTGGGAAGGAGAAAATAGCAATCTCAGATTTGAATAAGAAATTGAATCTCccttgatttgagtaaaatttttagtaaatttcaACTCGGTATGCATTTTAGTCAACAATTGGAGTGAgttttcggggggggggggggggggggggggggggggggggtttactCAAGTTTTGGTTGAgtaaataataaagaaaagaaagggcaaGGGCAAGGGCTGGAGATGGTCTTATAAAACCTGTGAGACCTGCCATGTGCCCATGTATCTAAGGCAAGTGTAATGTTAGTTCCTATAATAGTTAACCTAAATGTAAAGAATATACTAAAAGGAGATGCCAATCTTGATATGTCATTGAAATGTTCTGGTTTTCACCTTCGGAGAAGGCAAAGTTAGTTTGCTCTGTCTCACAGACTTGGGGTATTTTTGCGTTGTTTGTAGTTTAGTCTTTTTGTTTCATAGCACAGTTGTCAACTGGCCATTTACTGACGTTCTATATCTATTCATCAGGCAGCAGCGTCGAAAGGGTCGGTTTACCAAGGTAGTTTCAGATGAAATGGTTTCTTCGTCAGATAGGGATCCAGTACAGGATTCTGGACAAGAGGAAGAACAACCTTCGTGAGTCTCAATTTGCTTTACTTGATAGTATACTTTTCCTTGTCGAAGGCATCTCCTCAGTGTACTTGGCCATTAGCTTTTCACCATTGAGGATGTAGTTCCTCGAGGCATGATCACTACAATCAAATTTGAGCACCTTCCATGAGGTTGTCGTGTGGTCAGTCTTTGTGATGTCTTTATAGCCCAATCTTTGCGAGTCTTGTGTGCCATTTTATGTCATTATTGTCGAGTTATGCACAACAAGGCCCTCATTTGTGTTACCAcggggtttgatttttgggtttcaGTTTCTACCTTTGTTCAATATGCAGAGAGACAGATAGGGCAGATGGATCTCCCTCATAGGAGGACACTATATTGGACGCATTTCCACTTTATTTGTTGTCATTGTACGTCCATAGGATGTGATGTAGTGTTTGAATATCCCCACCTCTCTTCAAAAGGGTACAGTTTTTCAATGCATGAAAGAGTTGGTAACTTTGGAACTTTTTCTTTCATGCCTCACCGTATCCCTTGACAAGCACTATTTCTTCAACCCTTCTGACATGGCATTTATTAAGTGTCATCAACAGATACTTTATCTGAattgtattgaatttgttgcATCTCCTTTCAAGTGTCTTCAACCATTACGGTCCGGGTGGAAGATACGATTCCGTTTCAGTTCCTTGACTTCATGGTATCTCGTTTTATTATCGTCACAGATGTGCGGCATGTGTCCATTGTGGTATTAGCTCAAAGTCTACCCCGATGATGCGTCGTGGCCCAGATGGCAAAAAGAGTTTGTGCAATGCATGTGGGCTCAAGTGGAAAAACAAGGTTGGTACCTAGGTTGTGCACATTTTTTCGTAATCGCACATTTAACGCTCCATATACTTGTGCCATAACACTGGTTTTGTCTACACCCTCTTTTATCCTCTTAGATGACGTACATGAATATATTGGCTTGATTTGATCAGAGGGAATTTCTGAATCTGTGTAGCCTGTACTCTCCTTAATCTTCGTTGTCCTTTTTATTGTGATCATTGACGATATGAGTCCGGATGGATAGGCCTTGGAAGTTAAGTACTCGTGATATCTATTTGTTGAGGTTTCTTACCAATATACTTGTGGAGGAGGATTCAGATAGGTTAGTCGACCTAGGTTACTTCTGGTTGGATTTGATAGATGAGTTTCTGCTTCAAATTCTCAAGTTGTGGGGTTATATTTGTTGTTCAAGTCATTGGTTTTGCTATTTGTAGACGTATACCTTCTTGAGAAAGAGCACCCAATGACACCGCAATATAAGGTTTGGAGAAGCTTTTACATGATTGGTGGGAGGATATTAGATGGTCTGAAAGTACACTTTTTATGTATTCCTTCTGTCCCATAAAGTTGGCCCCCTACGAAATTACAtgcaaaaataagtatttactaaaataatttatcaacaataatgtatttactaaaataattaTGTATTTACAAAATTACGATTTTAAAAATAACGTATTTACTAAAATAGTTTTTCTGAGTTTTTTTGCACCGTAAaaaagatttcatcgagatttataatctatcaaacaaaattcatgttgcacaaaaaaattttttggtaagtacattatttttaagcttaaaaattgcaCATAGTTTCGTAGGGGACcaactttatgggacggagggagtacttgagATTGTGAATGGAAGGATCTTCCAAAGGTTTTATGCTTTAATTGGTTCTCTCTCGAGGCTTTGGTTAGTGATATTATGCAAGGCAAAATCTCGGTCAGGTTGCTTCAAAATAAGCGACCGTTTCTTGAAAAATCACTTTCTTTACTTCCACAGTATGATGTGCTATTACCTCTTTCTCCATCATCTCATTCGTGAATCTTGAGTTTTGCAGGGAGTTTTAAGAGACCTTTCAAAGGTTTCAGCTGGAGGAGGCCAGGATCCAACTGTCAAGGCTATTGAACAGGTATGTGCCTTCACAGGGTTCTTAATCCTTATTGGGATGTACGTGGGTTGATATTTCTTgcgcttgcatttttttttcctcacgaGTCATGAGTATATGTTACAGAGTGAGGGTGAAGCTAATGACTCCGACGTCATAAACTCTGCGGCTGAcatcttcaatttgttgaatGGTGATAACTGAGCTGTGACTGTTGAACGGTAAGTAACGAGTGACTGTCCTTGCAGGCATGCAATGCCAGCTGTGGCTGAACTAATTTCacgaaaaaatggaaattactGTGATATATAACTCATTTTTCCATACAGATTGAAGACAACTGGAGAATCCAGGACATTCAGGCTGCTTGTATCGTGGGAGCTCATTCTCAATCGATAGAAAAGAGCTACTCCCCTTTAGTTTATCGTGAGTGGGTCTGTCGTCTTCCTCATTATAGTCCTCCAAGAATCAATAGCATTTGGTTGGCTTACATTCTGTCTTTTTACCGTAATAGTCCTATGCATAGTAATCGTTTAGTCCTAATCATGTCTATCAATAAAATCAGACTAGCAACCAAGAAATGGACGAAATAGTAGTTATATGGTAAACTTCCCAGTTTTTCAAAATTAGCTCAACTTTGTACCTTTCGGGTGTATTGCGAACTTGCATTAGCTCTTTTATGTTTATAGTGATGGAGCTTGATGGGGGAAATATAAGCGTTATTTTGGCTGTTGTACACAACAAATCTGGCTCAGTAAGAATGGAATTATATTTCCGCACATCGTTGCATATATGTGTACTGTATCTTGGAATATAATGGAGGCAGCAAAAGCTGTACAACGAAATGTGAGTCTGCTTCTCCATCTCAGGCCTCATCGCAGAACGATACTCGGCCTGAAATGGTGTTTGGAACTGAATGTTGAGAGAATCAAAACCATTGGCAGGGCTgctaaacaaataaaaagctaCTTGAGTTCGAACTCGCGTTCGATTGTTAAAA
This region includes:
- the LOC131308248 gene encoding GATA transcription factor 20-like, whose amino-acid sequence is MSDSNHQTPMYGTEAMDSQQTPQNQQQQGREIREQNYDVAAGEESIDNPQIRFEESHPIPDGAGSSGGDGDGGADDGVHPLSLSVIGSEIAPVTDQLTLSFQGEVYVFDAVSPEKVQAVLLLLGGFGDFPQPLRATSLTRFKEKKKYRYFGQKTRYNVRREVALRQQRRKGRFTKVVSDEMVSSSDRDPVQDSGQEEEQPSCAACVHCGISSKSTPMMRRGPDGKKSLCNACGLKWKNKGVLRDLSKVSAGGGQDPTVKAIEQSEGEANDSDVINSAADIFNLLNGDN